The Pseudomonas sp. TH06 genome has a window encoding:
- the guaB gene encoding IMP dehydrogenase, whose amino-acid sequence MLRISQEALTFDDILLVPGYSEVLPNEVSLKTRLTRGIELNIPLVSAAMDTVTEARLAIAMAQEGGIGIIHKNMTIEQQAAEVRKVKKFEAGVVKDPITIEADATVRDLFELTRMHNISGVPVLHDGDLVGIVTSRDVRFETRLEATVREVMTPKERLVTVREGADKNEVRELLHKHRLEKVLIVDDKFALKGMMTVKDIEKAKAYPLASKDDQGRLRVGAAVGTGKDTGDRVAALVNAGVDVVVVDTAHGHSKGVIDRVRWVKQNFPEVQVIGGNIATGAAAKALAEAGADAVKVGIGPGSICTTRIVAGVGVPQISAIANVAAALEGTGVPLIADGGIRFSGDLSKAIVAGASCVMMGSMFAGTEEAPGEIELFQGRSYKAYRGMGSLGAMSQAQGSSDRYFQDSSAGAEKLVPEGIEGRVPYKGTLSAIIHQLMGGLRSSMGYTGSANIEEMRTKPEFVRITGAGMAESHVHDVQITKEAPNYRVG is encoded by the coding sequence ATGCTGCGTATCAGCCAAGAAGCTCTGACATTCGACGACATTCTCCTAGTGCCTGGTTATTCCGAGGTGCTTCCTAACGAAGTCAGTCTCAAGACCCGCCTTACCCGTGGCATCGAGCTGAACATTCCTCTGGTTTCTGCTGCAATGGACACCGTTACTGAAGCCCGTCTGGCAATCGCCATGGCTCAGGAAGGTGGCATCGGCATTATCCACAAGAACATGACCATCGAGCAGCAAGCTGCCGAAGTTCGCAAGGTCAAGAAGTTCGAAGCCGGCGTCGTCAAGGATCCGATCACCATCGAGGCAGATGCCACGGTTCGTGATCTGTTCGAATTGACCCGCATGCACAACATTTCCGGCGTTCCGGTCCTGCACGATGGCGACCTGGTCGGCATCGTCACTTCCCGTGACGTACGTTTCGAAACCCGTCTGGAAGCCACCGTACGTGAAGTGATGACGCCTAAAGAGCGTCTGGTCACCGTGCGTGAAGGCGCCGACAAGAACGAAGTCCGCGAGTTGCTGCACAAGCACCGTCTGGAAAAAGTTCTGATCGTTGACGACAAGTTTGCCCTCAAAGGCATGATGACCGTCAAAGACATCGAAAAAGCCAAAGCCTACCCGCTGGCCAGCAAGGACGATCAAGGTCGTCTGCGCGTTGGTGCTGCTGTCGGTACCGGTAAAGATACCGGTGACCGCGTTGCCGCGCTGGTCAATGCCGGTGTGGACGTGGTGGTGGTCGACACCGCTCACGGTCACTCCAAAGGTGTGATCGACCGCGTTCGCTGGGTCAAACAGAATTTCCCTGAAGTGCAGGTGATCGGCGGCAACATCGCCACCGGCGCCGCTGCCAAGGCTCTGGCCGAAGCAGGCGCTGACGCAGTCAAGGTCGGTATCGGCCCTGGCTCGATCTGCACCACCCGTATCGTCGCCGGTGTCGGCGTTCCGCAAATCAGTGCCATCGCCAACGTCGCCGCTGCCCTTGAAGGCACTGGCGTACCGTTGATCGCCGACGGCGGCATCCGTTTCTCCGGTGACCTGTCCAAGGCCATCGTGGCCGGTGCTTCCTGCGTGATGATGGGCTCGATGTTCGCCGGTACTGAAGAAGCCCCGGGCGAGATCGAACTGTTCCAGGGCCGTTCGTACAAGGCTTATCGCGGCATGGGTTCGCTGGGCGCCATGTCCCAGGCTCAAGGTTCTTCCGATCGTTACTTCCAGGACTCCTCGGCAGGCGCCGAGAAACTCGTTCCGGAAGGCATTGAAGGCCGTGTGCCGTACAAAGGCACCCTGAGCGCGATCATTCACCAGTTGATGGGCGGCCTGCGTTCCTCGATGGGTTACACCGGCAGCGCCAACATCGAAGAAATGCGCACCAAGCCTGAGTTTGTGCGGATCACCGGCGCCGGTATGGCCGAATCCCACGTTCACGACGTGCAGATCACCAAAGAAGCGCCAAACTACCGCGTAGGTTGA
- the guaA gene encoding glutamine-hydrolyzing GMP synthase, which produces MALDIHAHRILILDFGSQYTQLIARRVREIGVYCELHPFDMDEDAIREFAPKGVILAGGPESVHEANSPRCPQAVFDLGVPVFGICYGMQTMAEQLGGKVEGSELREFGYARVDVVGKSRLLDGIEDHIDADGLFGLDVWMSHGDKVTKMPEDFHILASTPSCPIAGMFNDDRAYYGVQFHPEVTHTKQGGRILSRFVLDICGCEALWTPSKIAEDAIANIRAQVGTDNVLLGLSGGVDSSVVAALLHKAIGDQLTCVFVDNGLLRLHEGEQVMAMFAENMGVKVIRANAEEQFLNNLAGEADPEKKRKIIGRTFIDVFDAQSNKLDNIKYLAQGTIYPDVIESAGAKSGKAHVIKSHHNVGGLPEEMNLKLVEPLRELFKDEVRRLGLELGLPYDMVYRHPFPGPGLGVRILGEVKKEYADLLRRADHIFIEELRKADWYHKVSQAFVVFQPVKSVGVVGDGRRYAWVVALRAVETIDFMTARWAHLPYELLETVSGRIINEIEGISRVTYDVSSKPPATIEWE; this is translated from the coding sequence ATGGCCCTCGACATTCACGCTCACCGCATCCTGATCCTCGACTTCGGTTCGCAATACACCCAACTGATCGCCCGCCGCGTGCGCGAGATCGGTGTGTACTGCGAACTGCACCCGTTCGACATGGACGAAGATGCGATCCGCGAATTCGCTCCAAAAGGCGTCATCCTCGCCGGCGGCCCCGAGTCCGTACACGAAGCCAACAGCCCGCGTTGCCCGCAGGCAGTCTTTGACCTGGGCGTGCCGGTCTTCGGTATCTGCTACGGCATGCAGACCATGGCCGAGCAACTGGGCGGCAAGGTTGAAGGTTCCGAACTGCGTGAGTTCGGTTACGCCCGCGTCGACGTGGTCGGCAAGAGCCGTCTGCTCGACGGCATCGAAGACCACATCGACGCCGACGGCCTGTTCGGCCTCGACGTGTGGATGAGCCACGGTGACAAAGTCACCAAGATGCCGGAAGACTTCCACATCCTGGCCAGCACCCCTAGCTGCCCGATCGCCGGTATGTTCAACGACGATCGTGCTTACTACGGCGTGCAGTTCCACCCGGAAGTGACCCACACCAAGCAGGGCGGTCGCATCCTGTCGCGCTTCGTTCTCGACATCTGCGGCTGTGAAGCCCTGTGGACCCCGTCGAAAATCGCTGAAGACGCCATCGCCAACATCCGCGCACAAGTCGGCACCGACAACGTGCTGCTGGGTCTGTCCGGCGGCGTTGACTCCTCGGTAGTTGCCGCGCTGCTGCACAAAGCCATTGGCGATCAGCTGACTTGCGTCTTCGTCGACAACGGCCTGCTGCGTCTGCACGAAGGCGAGCAAGTGATGGCCATGTTCGCCGAGAACATGGGCGTCAAAGTCATTCGCGCCAACGCTGAAGAGCAGTTCCTGAACAACCTGGCCGGCGAAGCTGATCCAGAGAAGAAACGCAAAATCATCGGCCGCACCTTCATCGACGTATTCGATGCCCAGTCGAACAAACTGGACAACATCAAGTACCTCGCTCAGGGCACCATCTACCCGGACGTGATCGAGTCGGCTGGCGCGAAAAGCGGCAAGGCTCACGTGATCAAGTCGCACCACAACGTGGGCGGCCTGCCGGAAGAGATGAACCTGAAACTGGTCGAGCCACTGCGCGAACTGTTCAAGGACGAAGTCCGCCGTCTGGGCCTGGAACTCGGCCTGCCGTACGACATGGTCTACCGTCACCCGTTCCCGGGCCCGGGTCTGGGCGTGCGGATCCTCGGTGAAGTGAAGAAGGAATACGCCGACCTGCTGCGTCGTGCCGACCACATCTTCATCGAAGAACTGCGCAAAGCCGACTGGTACCACAAAGTCAGCCAGGCCTTCGTAGTGTTCCAGCCAGTGAAATCGGTTGGCGTGGTTGGCGATGGCCGCCGTTACGCCTGGGTCGTGGCGCTGCGTGCCGTGGAAACCATCGACTTCATGACCGCGCGTTGGGCTCACCTGCCTTACGAGCTGCTGGAAACCGTATCCGGCCGCATCATCAATGAAATCGAAGGCATCTCCCGCGTCACTTATGACGTGTCGAGCAAGCCACCGGCGACCATTGAGTGGGAATAA
- a CDS encoding TerD family protein, producing MNQELFLRRRSKVRVPTGSGGATRAQVASAVREVAAFRCVLSESLIEQIGCLSPAELKHWLRDIIRMLRRRAGAHVHHRPFYPDFPEQVLQASEAELYLNAVMHYLTLRRLPPTEHSRPPLLEGNFIPWVIESGSTSEFESLLEPLVSSRTSLSEEETADVVWFIREYKSDVFRLLPEAIPFRENRAQVGGALILHVASDSRVDTFLQRNVETATDVLRLAVALSGGDVSLATASTRFKAMKRSIRRLFLRLLDNIPDAVEDVMRHAERWKRLAEVLHPGDYADKYPRALAAITAARRNEPPATFNSRAEKLLADRDIAALTLLLQSRPGEFARRLDVTLRRATETDAVLDAFEAVAAQVSSPVLLQLLAQLRAPRPLPLRAFTPKGSIAKVYAIKDRREPLAPETLARAARICENALVQRFASLPPLGRCFIDPALREYKVPLAQRASSKSLRTLVRGSRLPVPDTRFIRLFLWWKNGNERTDIDLSAAFFDTDFVFKDTVAYYNLEGYGGYHSGDIVDAPEGASEFIDLDIDVLVEQGIRYVVTSINSFTEQPYCDLPECFAGWMARTDTASGEVYEPRTVFDRIDIASDTVICLPFVMDLQERRMIWADLGLTSSPRWNNVGNNLSGVSLMLRALVHTPRPDLETLFDLHVRARGERVTSPQQAQVVFKPDQGITPFDTDVIRSQFL from the coding sequence ATGAATCAGGAGCTGTTCCTGCGTCGCCGTAGCAAAGTTCGCGTTCCGACGGGCAGTGGCGGCGCCACGCGCGCTCAGGTCGCGTCGGCTGTCCGGGAAGTCGCGGCGTTCCGATGCGTACTGTCAGAGTCTCTTATTGAGCAAATTGGCTGCTTGTCTCCCGCAGAACTTAAGCACTGGCTGCGCGACATTATCAGAATGCTTCGGCGGCGGGCTGGTGCGCATGTGCACCACCGGCCGTTTTATCCTGACTTTCCAGAGCAAGTTCTGCAGGCCTCAGAGGCGGAGCTGTACCTGAACGCCGTCATGCACTACCTCACGCTTCGGCGTTTACCACCGACTGAACATTCTCGACCGCCCCTGCTTGAAGGCAACTTCATACCTTGGGTGATTGAATCTGGAAGCACCTCGGAGTTCGAGTCACTGCTTGAGCCGCTGGTTTCATCGCGCACCTCGCTCTCCGAAGAGGAGACAGCCGATGTCGTCTGGTTTATCCGCGAGTACAAAAGCGATGTGTTCCGTCTGCTGCCCGAGGCCATCCCGTTCCGGGAGAACCGTGCACAGGTTGGCGGGGCGTTGATCCTGCATGTCGCCAGCGATTCTCGGGTCGACACATTTCTGCAGCGAAACGTCGAAACGGCAACTGACGTGCTACGACTGGCGGTCGCATTGAGTGGAGGAGACGTGTCCCTGGCGACTGCTTCGACACGCTTCAAAGCGATGAAGCGCTCCATACGCCGCCTGTTTTTGCGCCTGCTCGATAACATTCCCGACGCTGTGGAAGACGTGATGCGTCATGCAGAGCGCTGGAAACGTCTGGCTGAAGTACTGCATCCGGGCGACTACGCCGATAAGTACCCACGAGCGCTCGCCGCCATCACTGCTGCGCGTCGTAACGAACCGCCCGCCACCTTCAATTCACGAGCCGAAAAATTACTGGCCGATCGTGATATTGCCGCCCTCACGCTTCTACTGCAAAGCCGTCCCGGTGAGTTCGCACGACGGTTAGACGTCACCCTCCGCCGCGCGACCGAAACAGACGCTGTACTCGACGCCTTCGAGGCTGTTGCGGCGCAGGTTTCCTCGCCCGTTTTGCTGCAGTTGCTAGCCCAGTTACGTGCACCGCGCCCTCTGCCCCTGCGGGCGTTCACACCAAAAGGTTCAATCGCCAAAGTCTATGCGATCAAGGATCGACGTGAACCTCTCGCCCCTGAAACGTTGGCGCGTGCTGCCCGTATCTGCGAGAACGCTCTCGTACAACGCTTTGCCTCACTGCCGCCATTAGGCCGCTGTTTCATCGATCCAGCGTTACGTGAGTACAAGGTGCCGCTGGCGCAGCGCGCTTCATCGAAGTCACTACGTACATTGGTGCGGGGCAGTCGGCTGCCTGTGCCTGACACACGCTTCATTCGCCTGTTTCTGTGGTGGAAGAATGGCAATGAACGCACGGACATCGACCTGTCCGCCGCATTTTTTGATACCGACTTCGTGTTCAAGGATACGGTCGCGTACTACAACCTGGAGGGCTACGGCGGTTACCACAGCGGCGACATCGTCGATGCGCCCGAAGGGGCTTCGGAGTTCATCGATCTCGACATCGACGTCCTTGTCGAGCAGGGCATCCGTTATGTCGTCACGTCCATCAACTCATTCACCGAGCAGCCGTACTGCGATCTCCCGGAATGCTTCGCTGGCTGGATGGCCCGTACTGACACAGCCTCGGGTGAAGTGTACGAGCCGCGAACCGTGTTCGATCGTATCGATATCGCGTCCGACACTGTGATCTGTCTGCCATTCGTGATGGACCTGCAGGAACGACGCATGATCTGGGCCGATCTGGGGCTTACTTCATCTCCCAGATGGAACAACGTCGGGAACAACCTCAGCGGAGTGTCGTTGATGCTGCGGGCATTGGTGCATACGCCACGGCCGGATCTGGAAACCCTGTTCGATTTACATGTTCGAGCACGAGGGGAACGCGTGACTTCGCCGCAGCAGGCTCAGGTGGTATTTAAACCTGACCAAGGGATAACACCGTTCGATACGGACGTGATTCGATCACAGTTTCTTTAG
- a CDS encoding membrane-targeted effector domain-containing toxin, producing MNAPERHLLPNAADKASLKAIAATLVQTCPSLLETAREVASELLTDKGLSGIDPDRVYFHRFRTAQSSALTFTGWEHVLEKPYESLTLTQLVIHRFRVTDQDNADLLGLYGGFYTDGPQTESFNQSNEVQLLGSEVLKAFWNVDFSTRYTGQLSTFWQASADNFRTLAKCNFLSLAVNALQKGHLNGTDFQRVVNSVMGTIAWPVTLQMLQSDHPAGSEVRALDIDGHIAVNILRFVEDSGRQTLYLPGEAQAFQVMENEAALHWWVLERLNDEKRCKVFLNHFSFADRHDINENFTDLMNRLVRTWGHSDHYLINKTNLEIGRDAFTWLRISARHSMSEEASLSLTSNADLRKKMWNGYLSTGLRIFSPMAAVGWPLALPVIGAGIVNMGLNIDQAVNGRTAAERKAGVKGAVLNGIEMLFNVPFLKGTGPLLEVGPQVEFAEAEEMAGLLEFPPDDDLAPAVSEPVPAAIEPEMSNETDLTPTSVEVTAQSVSASPGPPAIPAQYRCNVILDGLVAQRESGKFQSIYTLKSDPPYAIQIKDNAYYVRYFADTPDSGNWAIVDPERPNQFAHSLPVRLNAAGQWERMQALRLRGGGQCIGKECAPVVEPETSEPSPPENSPAAESLPVTTHAVRPLKTTYDIPLAERAVLRRWALNLPENRHQIAPHPAGHLNIESPFTTLVAYKRKLLRQEARVFFSDVSWANLPPRPVIPEVTPLMQTSELLDSLYANAPGLVVGETLDRITSMRFMIDNMPAIARHAKVLYLRGVLGDFAQTELNSYYTTGEMSAPLNEYLSSLGTDPARQFDTLELVKVARANNVRVQGLDCVASYKMTTPYPLLEEQRMHTHLSNIILWQDQLLNRPGKWIALTAAQNLNTFRGLPGISELKGGIGLRLEEINPGEPAGISIDPGMEVFRGPSNAGAMMTGAYDELYADLRLQIEASPVIWEEDSLKRLLHRSGMYLFEKSADGYALVHRSRQGLVVRTPVEDVGDGRIAIHVPSWPRINDIPFADVQSLSRRLTETGLTLQSRVPD from the coding sequence ATGAACGCACCCGAACGCCACCTGCTGCCGAACGCAGCAGACAAGGCCAGCCTCAAGGCAATCGCTGCAACACTCGTACAAACTTGTCCCAGCTTGCTGGAGACGGCCCGCGAAGTCGCCAGTGAGTTACTGACTGACAAAGGACTTTCCGGTATCGATCCGGACCGTGTCTATTTCCACCGATTCAGGACGGCGCAAAGCAGCGCGCTGACGTTTACCGGTTGGGAACACGTACTGGAAAAACCTTACGAATCGTTGACCCTCACACAATTGGTGATCCATCGCTTTCGTGTCACCGATCAAGACAATGCAGACCTGCTGGGCCTGTACGGCGGCTTTTACACGGACGGGCCGCAGACCGAATCCTTCAATCAGAGCAATGAAGTGCAACTGCTGGGCAGCGAAGTTCTGAAAGCGTTCTGGAACGTCGATTTCAGCACACGTTACACCGGGCAACTGAGCACTTTCTGGCAGGCCTCGGCGGATAATTTCCGGACACTGGCCAAGTGCAACTTTCTCAGTCTGGCAGTGAATGCGCTGCAAAAGGGGCACCTGAACGGCACTGATTTTCAGCGCGTGGTCAATTCAGTGATGGGGACCATCGCCTGGCCCGTCACCCTGCAAATGCTGCAGTCGGATCACCCTGCCGGCAGTGAGGTGCGCGCGCTGGATATCGACGGCCACATCGCCGTCAATATCCTGCGCTTTGTTGAAGACAGCGGGCGGCAGACGCTGTATCTGCCGGGCGAGGCCCAAGCCTTTCAAGTGATGGAGAACGAGGCGGCCCTGCACTGGTGGGTGCTAGAGCGATTGAACGACGAGAAGCGCTGCAAGGTTTTTCTCAACCACTTCTCCTTCGCAGACCGTCACGACATCAACGAGAACTTCACCGACCTGATGAATCGTCTGGTGAGAACCTGGGGTCATTCCGATCATTATCTGATCAACAAGACCAACCTTGAAATCGGTCGTGATGCGTTCACCTGGCTACGCATTTCGGCCCGCCATTCGATGTCCGAGGAAGCCAGCCTGTCGCTGACGTCCAATGCTGATCTGCGCAAAAAAATGTGGAACGGTTATTTGAGTACCGGACTGCGGATATTCAGTCCGATGGCGGCTGTTGGCTGGCCGCTGGCGCTGCCGGTCATCGGCGCCGGCATCGTCAACATGGGGCTCAATATCGATCAGGCCGTCAACGGCAGGACAGCCGCCGAACGCAAGGCCGGCGTCAAAGGCGCCGTGCTGAACGGCATCGAAATGCTGTTCAACGTGCCATTCCTGAAAGGAACCGGCCCGCTGCTGGAAGTCGGCCCACAAGTTGAATTTGCCGAAGCTGAAGAAATGGCCGGTCTGCTCGAGTTTCCCCCGGACGACGATCTTGCGCCCGCAGTCTCCGAACCAGTGCCGGCCGCGATTGAACCAGAAATGAGCAACGAGACGGATCTTACCCCGACATCTGTCGAAGTCACTGCGCAGAGTGTCAGTGCAAGCCCCGGACCTCCGGCGATTCCTGCCCAATATCGTTGCAACGTGATTCTTGATGGCCTTGTTGCGCAACGTGAATCAGGAAAATTCCAAAGCATCTACACACTCAAGAGCGATCCGCCCTACGCCATCCAGATTAAAGACAACGCTTACTATGTGCGCTACTTCGCTGATACGCCGGACAGCGGCAACTGGGCAATCGTTGACCCTGAGCGGCCCAATCAGTTTGCCCACTCCTTGCCCGTACGCCTCAACGCCGCCGGACAGTGGGAACGCATGCAAGCACTGCGGCTGCGAGGGGGAGGCCAATGTATTGGCAAGGAGTGCGCCCCGGTCGTTGAACCCGAGACATCTGAACCCTCACCTCCCGAAAACTCTCCGGCGGCCGAATCCCTCCCTGTCACCACACATGCGGTGCGGCCATTGAAAACAACTTACGACATCCCTCTCGCGGAAAGAGCCGTGTTGAGGCGTTGGGCATTGAATCTGCCTGAGAATCGGCATCAAATCGCTCCCCATCCAGCGGGTCATCTGAATATCGAGAGCCCGTTTACGACGCTTGTGGCATACAAACGAAAGCTGCTCCGGCAGGAGGCCCGAGTGTTTTTTTCAGATGTCTCCTGGGCCAATTTACCTCCCCGCCCGGTGATACCCGAAGTCACCCCGTTGATGCAGACGAGCGAACTGCTGGATAGCCTCTATGCAAACGCGCCGGGTCTGGTCGTGGGTGAAACCCTGGATCGCATCACCAGCATGCGCTTCATGATCGACAACATGCCCGCCATCGCGCGCCACGCCAAAGTTCTCTACCTGCGCGGTGTACTCGGCGATTTCGCACAAACCGAACTGAACAGCTACTACACAACGGGCGAGATGTCCGCACCACTGAATGAATACCTGAGCAGTCTAGGCACTGACCCGGCCAGGCAGTTCGATACGCTGGAACTGGTCAAGGTTGCTCGCGCCAATAATGTTCGGGTCCAGGGACTCGATTGTGTCGCCAGTTACAAGATGACAACGCCCTATCCGCTGCTCGAAGAGCAGAGGATGCACACCCACTTGAGCAACATCATCCTGTGGCAGGACCAGCTCCTCAACCGGCCCGGAAAATGGATCGCACTGACGGCTGCGCAGAACCTCAACACCTTCCGGGGACTGCCGGGAATCAGTGAATTGAAGGGCGGTATCGGGTTACGGCTTGAAGAGATCAATCCTGGCGAGCCGGCAGGGATCAGTATCGATCCGGGAATGGAGGTATTCCGTGGCCCCAGCAACGCCGGCGCGATGATGACAGGGGCTTACGACGAGCTATACGCAGACCTGCGCCTGCAGATAGAAGCGTCACCGGTGATTTGGGAGGAAGACAGCCTGAAACGCCTGCTGCACCGCAGTGGCATGTACCTGTTCGAGAAATCGGCTGACGGCTATGCGCTAGTACATCGTAGCCGCCAAGGCCTTGTTGTCCGTACCCCTGTTGAAGACGTCGGCGATGGCCGGATCGCCATCCATGTTCCCTCCTGGCCCCGCATCAATGACATCCCGTTTGCCGATGTCCAGTCACTGTCCCGGCGACTGACAGAAACTGGGCTGACACTGCAAAGTCGCGTGCCAGACTAA